From Frateuria aurantia DSM 6220, one genomic window encodes:
- a CDS encoding VOC family protein — MHLASVRLIAADIQAMVSFYELVTARKAEWLAPVFAEITTPGATLAIGSAETVALWQTGSGEPGKNRTAYLEFKVEDVEAEFERLKDRVDLVTGLKLMPWGNRTFQFRDPEGNAVSLYTPVTEAAMARFASR, encoded by the coding sequence ATGCATCTCGCTTCTGTTCGTCTGATCGCGGCCGATATCCAGGCCATGGTGTCCTTCTATGAACTGGTGACTGCGCGTAAGGCCGAGTGGCTGGCTCCGGTGTTTGCCGAAATCACCACGCCTGGCGCCACGCTGGCGATCGGTTCGGCAGAGACCGTGGCCTTGTGGCAAACGGGCAGCGGCGAGCCCGGAAAGAACCGGACGGCTTATCTTGAATTTAAGGTCGAGGATGTGGAGGCCGAATTCGAACGCTTGAAGGACAGGGTCGACCTGGTCACGGGCTTGAAGCTGATGCCCTGGGGCAATCGTACGTTCCAGTTCCGGGACCCTGAGGGCAATGCGGTATCGCTGTATACGCCGGTGACCGAGGCGGCAATGGCGCGCTTTGCCAGCCGCTGA
- the rplA gene encoding 50S ribosomal protein L1 encodes MAKLTKRMKAAQAAVQHGKFYALEDALKIVKDGAVSKFPESVDVAVRLGIDARKSDQGVRGSSLLPHGTGKTIKVAVFVPAGEKAEAAKAAGADAVGMDDLAERMAAGELDFGRVIATPDAMRVVGKLGQLLGPRGLMPNPKDGSVTADVATAVKNAKAGQVKFRNDKGGIIHVTIGKASFDAAQLADNLNSLLGDLLKAKPATSKGQYLQKVSLSSTMGVGVPVDTSTLSAVAK; translated from the coding sequence ATGGCAAAGCTTACGAAACGTATGAAGGCAGCCCAGGCTGCAGTGCAGCACGGCAAGTTCTACGCGCTGGAAGATGCGCTGAAGATCGTCAAGGATGGCGCGGTTTCCAAGTTCCCGGAGTCGGTGGACGTGGCCGTGCGTCTGGGCATCGATGCGCGCAAGTCCGACCAGGGCGTGCGTGGTTCCTCGCTGCTGCCGCACGGCACCGGCAAGACCATCAAGGTCGCCGTGTTCGTGCCGGCCGGTGAAAAGGCCGAGGCGGCGAAGGCCGCTGGCGCCGATGCCGTCGGCATGGACGATCTGGCCGAGCGTATGGCCGCTGGCGAACTGGACTTCGGTCGCGTGATCGCCACGCCGGACGCCATGCGCGTGGTCGGCAAGCTGGGCCAGCTGCTGGGCCCCCGCGGTCTGATGCCGAACCCCAAGGACGGCTCGGTCACCGCCGACGTCGCGACCGCGGTCAAGAACGCCAAGGCCGGCCAGGTCAAGTTCCGCAACGACAAGGGTGGCATCATCCACGTCACCATCGGCAAGGCCTCGTTCGACGCCGCGCAGCTGGCCGACAACCTGAACTCGCTGCTGGGTGACCTGCTGAAGGCCAAGCCCGCCACCTCGAAGGGCCAGTACCTGCAGAAGGTTTCGCTCTCCAGCACCATGGGTGTGGGCGTGCCGGTCGATACCTCGACCCTGTCGGCTGTCGCCAAGTAA
- a CDS encoding tlde1 domain-containing protein, with protein MSWRYHQNNGLFEHDGHSISEAYAGKGQWRNQARYESIRGKGPLPRGRYTILPPLTYPTVGLYALRLVPAPTNHMYGRSGFLIHGPNPHHLDDSSEGCIVASSWLRHKIWNSGDHMLEVVP; from the coding sequence ATGTCGTGGCGCTATCACCAGAACAACGGCCTGTTCGAACATGATGGCCATTCCATCAGCGAGGCTTATGCAGGTAAAGGTCAATGGAGAAACCAGGCACGCTATGAGTCCATCCGGGGAAAAGGTCCGTTGCCACGGGGTCGTTACACCATCCTGCCACCGCTGACCTACCCCACAGTCGGCCTCTATGCCTTGAGGTTGGTACCTGCGCCCACCAACCACATGTATGGACGCAGCGGGTTTCTGATTCACGGACCCAATCCTCATCACCTGGACGACTCATCCGAAGGTTGTATCGTCGCCTCATCATGGCTGCGGCATAAAATCTGGAACAGCGGCGATCACATGCTTGAGGTGGTCCCATGA
- a CDS encoding TetR/AcrR family transcriptional regulator, translating to MPYDRSPDRTSPAATGTDPRISRSRASILDAATALLSERGFSGVSMDEISRRSGVAKTTIYRHWSDRDALLRDACIAVGRPQQIPDTGRLDTDLETLLTELADGLQQATWASILPSVIDAAERDPATAAMYAELQQGYVQPFQVVLGRAIARGELPDAPQVDTLIAALIGPLFYRRWFSREALGQSFIAAHLQQVLRGIRYKPARPASSQI from the coding sequence ATGCCATACGACCGAAGCCCCGACAGGACCTCCCCTGCCGCCACCGGCACGGATCCTCGCATCAGTCGCTCACGCGCAAGCATTCTGGACGCTGCCACCGCCCTGTTGAGCGAGCGCGGCTTCAGCGGCGTCAGCATGGATGAAATCAGCCGTCGCTCCGGCGTCGCCAAGACCACCATCTACCGGCACTGGTCCGACCGTGACGCCTTGCTGCGCGATGCCTGCATCGCCGTCGGTCGCCCGCAGCAGATACCGGATACCGGCCGGCTGGATACCGACCTCGAAACCTTGCTGACCGAGCTGGCCGATGGCCTGCAACAGGCCACGTGGGCCTCGATCCTGCCCTCGGTGATCGATGCCGCCGAGCGCGACCCGGCCACGGCGGCCATGTACGCCGAGCTGCAGCAAGGCTATGTCCAGCCCTTCCAGGTAGTGCTTGGTCGGGCCATCGCCCGTGGCGAACTGCCCGACGCGCCCCAGGTCGATACGCTGATCGCCGCCCTGATCGGCCCGCTGTTCTATCGCCGCTGGTTCTCCCGCGAGGCACTCGGCCAGAGCTTTATCGCGGCGCATCTGCAGCAGGTGCTGAGGGGAATCCGTTACAAACCCGCGAGACCAGCTTCAAGCCAGATCTGA
- the rplJ gene encoding 50S ribosomal protein L10, producing the protein MALNLSQKQEVVAELAEVAAKAHSLVAAEYAGTTVAQMTAMRKKARESGVFLKVVKNTLAARAVAGTEFEVVQDALTGPLLYAFSTEEPGAAGRLIKEFAKGNDKLKPRLVSVEGKLLPAEHVDVLASLPTREQALAMLARVLAEPAAMFARAVKAVADKQEGGEEAAPAEEAASA; encoded by the coding sequence ATGGCTCTAAATCTGTCTCAGAAGCAAGAAGTAGTCGCCGAGCTGGCAGAAGTCGCCGCTAAGGCCCACTCCTTGGTCGCAGCCGAGTACGCTGGCACCACGGTCGCCCAGATGACCGCGATGCGCAAGAAGGCTCGCGAGTCGGGCGTGTTCTTGAAGGTTGTCAAGAATACCCTGGCTGCACGCGCCGTCGCCGGTACCGAGTTCGAGGTCGTCCAGGACGCCCTGACCGGTCCGCTGCTGTACGCGTTCTCGACCGAGGAACCCGGTGCCGCCGGTCGTCTGATCAAGGAATTCGCCAAGGGCAACGACAAGCTGAAGCCGCGTCTGGTTTCGGTGGAAGGCAAGCTGCTTCCCGCCGAGCACGTCGACGTGCTGGCTTCCCTGCCGACCCGCGAACAGGCGCTGGCCATGCTGGCCCGCGTGCTGGCCGAACCGGCTGCGATGTTTGCCCGTGCCGTCAAGGCCGTGGCCGACAAGCAGGAAGGTGGCGAAGAAGCCGCCCCGGCCGAAGAAGCCGCGTCTGCCTAA
- the yidA gene encoding sugar-phosphatase — protein sequence MIKLIAIDMDGTLLDPSHEITPRVRASVIAAREQGIRIVLATGRPYSGVKPYLHQLGLDQGEHFCITSNGSVVQQAATGEIWVESTLGQDEFLTFEAMARELGVHFHAISQGDMITTNRDISPHTVKDAYLTHTPLRIRDLDQLSSDMRYQKLMFVDEPAVLDAAIARIPSAALDGYNYVKSADDYFEILNPEAGKGPALRLLAERLGVAPAEIMAIGDHENDLSMFRYVGTPVAMGNAIDAVKKVARHVTRSNAHDGVAHAIESYALKA from the coding sequence GTGATCAAGCTGATCGCCATTGATATGGACGGGACCCTGCTGGATCCGTCGCACGAGATCACCCCGCGGGTGCGGGCCAGCGTGATCGCGGCACGCGAGCAGGGCATTCGCATCGTGCTGGCTACGGGGCGGCCTTACAGCGGGGTCAAGCCTTATCTGCATCAGCTGGGTCTGGATCAGGGCGAGCATTTCTGCATCACCTCGAATGGTTCGGTGGTGCAGCAGGCCGCCACGGGCGAGATCTGGGTGGAATCCACCCTGGGCCAGGACGAGTTCCTTACTTTCGAGGCGATGGCCCGGGAGCTGGGCGTGCATTTCCATGCCATCAGCCAGGGCGACATGATCACCACCAATCGGGATATCAGTCCGCATACAGTGAAAGATGCCTATCTCACCCATACGCCATTGCGGATCCGCGATCTGGATCAGCTGTCGTCCGACATGCGCTACCAGAAGCTGATGTTCGTGGATGAGCCGGCGGTGCTGGATGCCGCGATCGCACGGATACCTTCCGCTGCATTGGACGGCTACAACTATGTCAAAAGCGCTGATGACTATTTCGAGATTTTGAATCCGGAAGCCGGCAAGGGCCCTGCACTGCGTTTGCTGGCCGAGCGTCTGGGCGTGGCTCCGGCGGAGATCATGGCTATCGGTGATCACGAGAACGATCTGAGCATGTTCCGCTATGTCGGCACCCCGGTAGCGATGGGCAATGCCATCGATGCGGTAAAAAAGGTGGCCAGACATGTCACCCGCAGCAATGCCCATGATGGTGTGGCGCATGCCATCGAGAGCTATGCGCTGAAGGCCTGA
- the secE gene encoding preprotein translocase subunit SecE has translation MNTKAEQSKGSQGSDIAKLVLALLVLAAGIFSYSWYSTAAGSLRLAMVLVGVVASIAIAAFTGPGRRVRSFLLESQFELRKVVWPTRDETIKTTGIIIAVVVVLSLLLGLIDLILRSVVFGWLLKIS, from the coding sequence ATGAATACGAAGGCAGAACAGTCGAAGGGCTCTCAGGGTTCTGACATCGCCAAGCTGGTACTGGCTCTGCTGGTGCTGGCTGCTGGCATTTTTTCCTATTCCTGGTACAGCACCGCCGCCGGCTCGCTACGGCTGGCCATGGTGCTGGTCGGCGTCGTGGCATCGATCGCGATTGCCGCCTTTACCGGTCCGGGACGTCGAGTCCGAAGTTTTCTGCTCGAATCGCAATTCGAGCTGCGCAAGGTGGTCTGGCCGACGCGCGATGAAACCATCAAGACGACCGGCATCATCATTGCCGTGGTCGTGGTGCTTTCCTTGCTGCTGGGTCTGATTGACCTCATCCTCCGGTCGGTCGTCTTCGGCTGGCTGCTCAAGATCAGCTAA
- a CDS encoding acyl-CoA thioesterase — translation MPGKQFETSLRFLAQPGDVNFGGKVHGGMVMKWIDQAGYACAVSWSGAYCVTASVSGIQFVSPIHIGEIVTVHAQVIHTGRSSMQVAVDVRTQDLRTGASRLATSCVMVFVALDAPDGKPTPVPAWVPDGESERQMQDYAKRIMDLSKVMSELSDLRGHDGLATN, via the coding sequence ATGCCCGGTAAACAGTTTGAAACCAGCCTGCGCTTTCTGGCCCAGCCCGGTGACGTGAATTTCGGTGGCAAGGTCCACGGCGGCATGGTGATGAAGTGGATCGACCAGGCAGGGTATGCCTGTGCGGTCAGCTGGAGCGGCGCCTATTGTGTGACGGCTTCGGTCAGCGGCATCCAGTTCGTGTCGCCGATCCATATCGGCGAAATCGTGACCGTGCACGCACAGGTGATCCATACCGGCCGTTCCAGCATGCAGGTGGCCGTGGACGTGCGGACCCAGGACCTGCGCACCGGCGCCAGCCGGCTGGCCACCAGTTGCGTGATGGTCTTCGTGGCCCTGGATGCCCCGGATGGCAAGCCGACGCCGGTGCCGGCGTGGGTGCCGGATGGCGAGTCCGAGCGTCAGATGCAGGATTATGCCAAGCGGATCATGGATCTATCCAAGGTGATGTCCGAACTCAGCGACTTGCGCGGGCACGACGGCCTGGCCACCAACTAA
- the rplK gene encoding 50S ribosomal protein L11: MAKKVVGYIKLQVKAGQANPSPPVGPALGQRGLNIMEFCKAFNAATQKLEPGLPIPVVITAYSDRSFTFITKTPPASILLKKSTGVGKGSSKPNTDKVGKVTRAQLEEIAKQKEPDLTAADLDAAVRTIAGSARSMGLVVEG; the protein is encoded by the coding sequence GTGGCAAAGAAAGTTGTTGGCTATATCAAGCTGCAGGTGAAGGCCGGTCAGGCCAACCCCTCGCCGCCGGTCGGTCCCGCTCTGGGTCAGCGCGGCCTGAACATCATGGAATTCTGCAAGGCCTTCAATGCCGCCACGCAGAAGCTGGAGCCGGGTCTGCCGATTCCCGTGGTGATCACCGCCTATTCCGATCGCAGCTTCACCTTCATCACCAAGACGCCGCCGGCGTCCATCCTGCTGAAGAAGTCGACCGGCGTCGGCAAGGGTTCCTCCAAGCCGAACACCGACAAGGTGGGCAAGGTTACCCGCGCCCAGCTGGAAGAAATCGCCAAGCAGAAAGAGCCCGACCTGACGGCGGCTGATCTGGATGCCGCGGTGCGCACCATCGCAGGTAGCGCCCGCAGCATGGGCCTGGTAGTGGAGGGCTAA
- a CDS encoding type VI secretion system amidase immunity protein Tai4: MADTEARSRSSVENFKDQVLAMCLAEAYRHDPAPWKDLRATVGLLGRTAGYDPRLVDEYVTPLVDADVQQDYFNPVVETEVRGVRFDLLKCLDLYHDPILDRLVKKLEKETSHGGAKQIPHGRVEGR; the protein is encoded by the coding sequence TTGGCCGATACGGAAGCCCGGTCACGATCGTCTGTCGAAAATTTCAAGGATCAGGTACTGGCCATGTGCCTGGCCGAAGCCTACCGGCATGATCCGGCGCCTTGGAAGGATCTGCGAGCGACGGTCGGGCTGCTTGGCCGGACGGCAGGTTACGACCCTCGGCTTGTTGATGAGTATGTGACGCCCCTGGTCGATGCCGATGTCCAGCAGGATTACTTCAACCCTGTTGTCGAAACCGAGGTGCGTGGTGTGCGCTTTGATCTGTTGAAGTGTCTGGATCTCTATCATGACCCCATTCTTGACCGTTTGGTCAAAAAGCTGGAAAAGGAGACTAGCCATGGAGGCGCAAAACAGATACCCCATGGGCGCGTGGAGGGGCGGTGA
- the tuf gene encoding elongation factor Tu codes for MAKGKFERTKPHVNVGTIGHVDHGKTTLTAALTKIGAERFGGEFKAYDAIDAAPEEKARGITISTAHVEYESPTRHYAHVDCPGHADYVKNMITGAAQMDGAILVCSAADGPMPQTREHILLSRQVGVPYIVVFLNKADMVDDAELIELVEMEVRELLSKYDFPGDDTPIIQGSALKALEGDQSDIGVPAIIKLVDALDTYIPEPERDIDKSFLMPVEDVFSISGRGTVVTGRVERGIIKVGEEIEIVGTRPTTKTTVTGVEMFRKLLDQGQAGDNVGLLLRGTKRDDVERGQVLAKPGSITPHTDFEAEVYVLSKDEGGRHTPFFKGYRPQFYFRTTDVTGAVELPEGVEMVMPGDNIKMVVSLIHPIAMDEGLRFAIREGGRTVGAGVVAKVIK; via the coding sequence ATGGCAAAGGGTAAATTCGAGCGGACCAAGCCGCATGTGAATGTCGGCACGATTGGTCACGTGGATCATGGCAAGACGACGCTGACCGCCGCACTGACCAAGATCGGTGCCGAGCGCTTCGGTGGCGAGTTCAAGGCGTATGACGCGATCGATGCGGCGCCGGAAGAAAAGGCTCGTGGCATCACGATTTCGACCGCTCACGTCGAATACGAATCCCCGACCCGTCACTACGCCCACGTCGACTGCCCCGGCCACGCTGACTATGTGAAGAACATGATCACCGGTGCCGCCCAGATGGACGGCGCGATCCTGGTGTGCTCGGCCGCTGACGGCCCGATGCCGCAGACCCGCGAGCACATCCTGCTGTCGCGTCAGGTCGGCGTGCCGTACATCGTGGTGTTCCTGAACAAGGCCGACATGGTCGACGACGCCGAGCTGATCGAGCTGGTCGAAATGGAAGTCCGCGAACTGCTGTCGAAGTACGACTTCCCGGGTGACGATACCCCGATCATCCAGGGTTCGGCTCTGAAGGCGCTGGAAGGCGACCAGTCGGATATCGGCGTGCCGGCCATCATCAAGCTGGTCGATGCGCTGGACACCTACATTCCGGAACCCGAGCGCGACATCGACAAGTCGTTCCTGATGCCGGTGGAAGACGTGTTCTCCATCTCCGGTCGTGGCACCGTGGTGACCGGTCGCGTCGAGCGCGGCATCATCAAGGTCGGTGAGGAAATCGAAATCGTCGGCACCCGTCCGACCACCAAGACGACCGTGACCGGCGTGGAAATGTTCCGCAAGCTGCTGGATCAGGGTCAGGCGGGTGACAACGTGGGTCTGCTGCTGCGCGGCACCAAGCGTGACGACGTCGAGCGTGGCCAGGTGCTGGCCAAGCCGGGTTCGATCACCCCGCACACCGATTTCGAAGCCGAAGTCTATGTGCTGTCGAAGGATGAAGGTGGTCGTCACACCCCGTTCTTCAAGGGCTACCGTCCGCAGTTCTACTTCCGTACCACCGACGTGACCGGTGCCGTGGAACTGCCGGAAGGCGTGGAAATGGTGATGCCGGGCGACAACATCAAGATGGTGGTGAGCCTGATCCATCCGATCGCCATGGACGAAGGCCTGCGCTTCGCGATCCGCGAAGGCGGTCGTACCGTCGGCGCCGGCGTGGTGGCCAAGGTCATCAAGTAA
- a CDS encoding plasmid pRiA4b ORF-3 family protein has protein sequence MTRTAPSRRPASEPVVLHIALKHIKPVVWRRVMVPANITLNRLHRVIQAAMGWEDLHLHEFEIAGTRYGHPDPFCRFIPKPAEACSRP, from the coding sequence ATGACCCGAACCGCTCCATCCCGCCGCCCCGCCTCCGAACCGGTTGTGCTGCACATCGCACTGAAACATATCAAACCTGTCGTCTGGCGCCGCGTGATGGTCCCGGCCAATATCACGTTGAACCGATTGCATCGCGTCATCCAGGCGGCCATGGGTTGGGAAGACCTGCACCTGCATGAGTTCGAAATCGCCGGAACCCGCTACGGCCATCCGGACCCCTTCTGTCGATTCATCCCGAAGCCCGCAGAAGCCTGCTCAAGACCCTGA
- a CDS encoding plasmid pRiA4b ORF-3 family protein, producing the protein MSIHPEARRSLLKTLSGQHRFRYLYDFGDDWNHDIRVEPVPAGLADASLPCCLEGAQACPPEDVGGQPGYEAFLEAMADPAHPEHDTMLAWYGTPFDPAAFDLAGINRRLANIKV; encoded by the coding sequence CTGTCGATTCATCCCGAAGCCCGCAGAAGCCTGCTCAAGACCCTGAGCGGACAGCACCGGTTCCGCTATCTGTATGACTTCGGCGACGACTGGAATCATGATATCCGGGTCGAACCCGTCCCTGCGGGCCTGGCGGACGCGTCGCTTCCCTGCTGCCTGGAGGGCGCCCAGGCCTGTCCGCCCGAAGATGTCGGTGGCCAGCCGGGCTATGAAGCCTTTCTTGAAGCCATGGCCGACCCCGCTCATCCAGAACACGACACCATGCTGGCCTGGTACGGAACACCGTTTGATCCAGCGGCATTTGACCTGGCCGGCATCAACCGCCGTCTGGCGAACATCAAGGTCTGA
- the hglS gene encoding 2-oxoadipate dioxygenase/decarboxylase HglS — MTESAIGLLAPDALRARFSAAMSAMYREEVPQYGALIELVKGINAQVLAADPVLHRQLRDSGELQRLDVERHGAIRVGTADELRWLTRLFALMGMQPVAYYDLAAAGVPVHSTAFRPVTAEGLKASPFRLFTSLLRLELIEDPVLRARAEAILARRQIFSGRARTAMVEAERKGGVADSEADGFVAAVLETFRWQRTASVDQATYQAMRQAHPLVADVVCFQGPHINHLTPRTLDIDAVQQAMPDFGIQPKAVIEGPPRRRLPLLLRQTSFIALRESILFREDDGHEVPGSHTARFGEIEQRGAALTAAGRARYDACLARAGQGEGTLDLGAAFADFPDDWASMQAEGLAHLEYQVAAGAVIPAGAEAWPVEVLLAHGLLSTRPLTYEDFLPVSAAGIFQSNLGEGGPGHYRAAPSRQAFEEAMGRPLLDEQDWYAAQSAASLQAARQQLEVQAGSR; from the coding sequence ATGACGGAATCCGCTATTGGCCTGCTTGCCCCGGACGCGCTGCGCGCGCGTTTCTCGGCGGCGATGTCCGCGATGTACCGCGAGGAGGTGCCGCAATACGGGGCCTTGATCGAGCTGGTCAAGGGCATCAATGCCCAGGTGCTGGCTGCTGATCCGGTCTTGCATCGGCAGCTGCGGGACAGCGGCGAGTTGCAGCGGCTGGATGTGGAGCGTCATGGCGCGATCCGTGTCGGTACGGCCGATGAGCTGCGCTGGCTGACACGCTTGTTCGCGTTGATGGGGATGCAGCCGGTGGCTTATTACGATCTGGCCGCCGCAGGGGTTCCGGTGCATTCCACTGCATTCAGGCCGGTCACTGCCGAAGGTCTGAAAGCCAGTCCTTTCCGGTTGTTCACTTCGCTGCTGAGGCTGGAGCTGATCGAGGACCCTGTCTTGCGTGCCCGCGCCGAGGCGATCCTGGCACGCCGCCAGATTTTTTCCGGACGGGCCCGCACGGCCATGGTAGAGGCTGAACGCAAGGGTGGGGTGGCTGATTCCGAGGCGGATGGGTTTGTCGCGGCTGTGCTGGAGACTTTTCGCTGGCAGCGCACGGCCAGTGTCGATCAGGCCACCTATCAGGCGATGCGCCAGGCTCATCCGCTGGTCGCCGATGTGGTGTGCTTCCAGGGGCCGCATATCAATCATCTGACCCCGCGCACCCTGGATATCGATGCGGTGCAGCAGGCGATGCCGGATTTCGGCATCCAGCCCAAGGCCGTGATCGAGGGGCCGCCTCGGCGCAGACTGCCCTTGCTGTTGCGGCAGACCAGCTTTATCGCCTTGCGGGAATCCATTCTCTTTCGGGAGGATGACGGGCACGAAGTACCCGGCAGCCATACCGCCCGATTTGGCGAGATCGAGCAGCGGGGGGCGGCCCTGACAGCGGCGGGCCGGGCTCGCTATGACGCCTGTCTGGCGCGGGCAGGGCAGGGCGAGGGGACCCTTGACCTGGGGGCGGCATTTGCGGACTTCCCGGATGACTGGGCAAGCATGCAGGCCGAAGGTCTGGCCCACCTGGAGTATCAGGTGGCTGCCGGAGCGGTCATACCGGCCGGTGCCGAAGCCTGGCCGGTGGAGGTCTTGCTGGCCCATGGTCTGTTGTCGACGCGGCCGCTGACGTATGAGGATTTTCTGCCGGTGAGTGCGGCCGGCATCTTCCAGTCCAATCTGGGGGAGGGCGGCCCCGGGCACTATCGGGCCGCGCCATCACGACAAGCCTTCGAGGAAGCCATGGGGCGGCCCTTGCTGGATGAGCAGGACTGGTATGCTGCACAGAGCGCGGCATCGCTGCAGGCCGCACGACAGCAGCTGGAAGTGCAAGCCGGAAGTCGTTGA
- the nusG gene encoding transcription termination/antitermination protein NusG, translated as MSDKRWYVVHAYSGFENQVKKSLIERIARAEMEEKFGEVLVPTEEVVEMRGGQKRRSERKFFPGYVLVQIDTDTEGRAPRIDDECWHLVKETPKVMGFIGGTADRPLPIRDTEAEAILSRVREGVEKPRPKILFEPGEMVRVVDGPFNDFNGVVEEVNYEKSRLRVAVLIFGRSTPVELEFGQVEKS; from the coding sequence ATGAGTGACAAGCGTTGGTATGTGGTGCACGCCTATTCCGGCTTCGAAAATCAGGTGAAGAAGTCCCTGATCGAGCGGATTGCGCGCGCCGAGATGGAAGAGAAGTTCGGCGAAGTGCTGGTGCCGACCGAAGAAGTGGTTGAAATGCGTGGCGGCCAGAAGCGCCGCAGCGAACGCAAGTTCTTCCCCGGTTATGTCCTGGTGCAGATCGATACCGATACCGAGGGCAGGGCGCCGCGCATCGATGACGAGTGCTGGCATCTGGTCAAGGAAACGCCGAAGGTGATGGGCTTTATCGGCGGCACCGCCGACCGTCCGCTGCCGATTCGCGATACCGAGGCCGAAGCCATTCTTTCGCGTGTGCGTGAAGGCGTGGAAAAGCCGCGCCCCAAGATCCTGTTCGAGCCGGGCGAGATGGTTCGCGTGGTCGACGGTCCTTTCAACGACTTCAACGGCGTCGTCGAGGAAGTCAATTACGAAAAGAGCAGGCTGCGGGTCGCGGTGCTGATCTTCGGGCGCTCCACTCCGGTCGAGTTGGAATTCGGGCAGGTCGAGAAGTCCTGA
- the rplL gene encoding 50S ribosomal protein L7/L12, with protein MSLTNDQIVEAVAAKSLMEVMELVKAIEEKFGVSAAAPVAVAAGPAAAGPAAEEQTEFDVILKSAGEKKVEVIKAVRAITGLGLKEAKDLTEAGGVVKEAASKEDAEKFKKDLETAGATVELK; from the coding sequence ATGTCCCTGACCAACGACCAAATCGTTGAAGCCGTTGCCGCCAAGTCGCTGATGGAAGTGATGGAGCTGGTGAAGGCCATCGAAGAGAAGTTCGGCGTGTCCGCTGCCGCCCCGGTGGCCGTTGCCGCTGGCCCGGCCGCTGCCGGCCCGGCTGCTGAAGAGCAGACCGAATTCGACGTGATCCTGAAGTCCGCCGGCGAGAAGAAGGTGGAAGTCATCAAGGCTGTCCGCGCCATCACCGGCCTGGGCCTGAAGGAAGCCAAGGACCTGACCGAGGCCGGTGGCGTCGTGAAGGAAGCCGCTTCCAAGGAAGACGCCGAGAAGTTCAAGAAGGACCTGGAAACCGCAGGTGCCACGGTTGAGCTGAAGTAA